Proteins encoded together in one Alteribacter keqinensis window:
- a CDS encoding DUF3813 domain-containing protein, which yields MGNRYFQQAQQAIQDAHQAMNAAHTPESLEQAYTEIHRAKQALSQAFADSSQAERQQLGEMQDELYNAAEAFSPEDLI from the coding sequence ATGGGAAACCGCTATTTCCAGCAGGCTCAGCAGGCCATTCAGGATGCTCATCAGGCGATGAATGCAGCACACACACCAGAATCCCTTGAACAGGCTTACACAGAAATTCACCGGGCCAAGCAAGCCCTTTCCCAGGCTTTTGCCGACTCGTCCCAGGCGGAGCGCCAGCAGCTCGGGGAGATGCAGGACGAGTTGTACAATGCAGCCGAGGCTTTTTCTCCTGAAGATTTGATTTGA
- a CDS encoding GNAT family N-acetyltransferase translates to MNVYQVPKNADTDTRVALMNLMMEQMNALGGPVTEEDLLKTIDVALTDHSGAEFFVAEHQGDIIGCAFFNIGISLEKGGRYIWLNDLYVKRDERQKGVAKRLLLKVLYWAEQEGLQGIELETGVNNAATKKLYNSLGFYDIISKRYGRTL, encoded by the coding sequence ATGAACGTATATCAAGTACCTAAAAACGCAGACACCGACACCCGCGTTGCACTTATGAATCTGATGATGGAACAAATGAATGCCCTCGGCGGTCCCGTAACGGAAGAGGACCTGCTTAAAACAATCGATGTCGCCCTTACCGATCACTCCGGTGCCGAATTTTTCGTGGCCGAGCACCAGGGAGACATCATCGGCTGCGCTTTTTTCAACATCGGCATCAGCCTCGAAAAAGGCGGCCGCTACATCTGGCTCAACGATCTTTACGTCAAACGTGACGAACGTCAAAAAGGTGTCGCCAAACGCCTGCTTTTGAAAGTCCTCTACTGGGCCGAACAGGAAGGACTACAGGGAATCGAACTCGAAACAGGCGTCAACAATGCCGCAACGAAGAAACTGTACAACTCTCTTGGATTTTACGACATCATTTCAAAACGATACGGACGGACCCTTTAA
- a CDS encoding M14 family metallopeptidase, with product MLLMIVFLFLAAGFGAFLLIYPGMIESSVRYEHPDREESRYFFPETYGEAKTHFLGFEEVLRDEYETVVHDAFPVGENEELTIDGFTAEAAAPERTLMITTGVHGIEGYVGTAMLDVFFSEVYPDLDKETTNVVLIHAVNPWGMAEFRRFNENNVDLNRNFIGDWEGLDRELNEAYLEVNGLLQKDRPLRQAAVEDTGFMFDVLRHAGIRGSDTVKDALVTGQFTHPDGVYYGGDGDEESTVYMKKRMEDVLTSSVTQLVYLDIHTGYGPRDQMSIFNTGQDGMSEAEAMEAFDYPLVFAGDSESFYEIVGGITEYLYVLKDKLGAETDLFATTFEFGTLGDGLLGSIRSMKYTVDENQLYQNGSDSRRTEVITRDRYMEMFYPSELEWREKAADDFVEASYGVLGHFGFLDR from the coding sequence ATGCTTCTGATGATTGTTTTTTTGTTTCTGGCGGCAGGCTTTGGGGCGTTTCTGCTCATTTACCCGGGGATGATCGAAAGCTCGGTGCGCTATGAGCATCCGGATCGGGAAGAGTCCCGGTACTTTTTCCCCGAAACGTACGGGGAGGCAAAGACGCACTTCCTTGGGTTTGAAGAGGTGCTCAGGGATGAGTATGAGACGGTGGTGCATGATGCCTTTCCTGTAGGGGAGAATGAGGAGTTGACGATCGACGGGTTTACGGCAGAGGCCGCTGCACCTGAGCGGACGCTCATGATTACGACAGGTGTCCACGGGATTGAAGGTTATGTGGGGACGGCTATGCTGGATGTGTTTTTTTCCGAGGTGTATCCGGATTTGGATAAAGAAACGACGAACGTTGTGCTCATTCATGCGGTGAATCCGTGGGGAATGGCCGAGTTCAGACGGTTTAATGAGAACAATGTGGACCTGAACCGGAACTTTATCGGTGACTGGGAGGGACTGGACCGAGAGCTGAATGAGGCTTATTTGGAAGTGAACGGACTGTTACAGAAAGACCGGCCTTTAAGGCAGGCGGCGGTAGAGGATACGGGTTTTATGTTTGATGTCCTGCGTCATGCGGGGATAAGGGGATCTGACACGGTCAAGGATGCTCTGGTGACCGGGCAGTTTACCCATCCGGACGGGGTGTATTACGGTGGAGACGGGGATGAGGAGTCGACTGTTTATATGAAAAAACGGATGGAAGATGTTCTGACGTCCAGTGTGACCCAGCTGGTCTATTTGGACATACATACTGGATACGGTCCCCGGGATCAGATGAGTATTTTTAATACAGGCCAGGACGGGATGAGTGAAGCAGAAGCGATGGAGGCTTTTGACTATCCTCTGGTGTTTGCCGGTGATTCAGAATCGTTTTATGAGATTGTGGGCGGCATTACGGAGTATTTATACGTGCTGAAAGACAAGCTGGGGGCGGAGACGGATTTGTTTGCCACGACCTTTGAGTTTGGCACACTTGGTGATGGGTTGCTCGGTTCCATCAGGAGTATGAAGTATACGGTGGATGAAAATCAGCTTTACCAGAATGGTTCTGACAGCAGGCGTACGGAGGTGATTACCAGAGACCGGTATATGGAGATGTTTTATCCGTCGGAACTGGAGTGGCGGGAGAAGGCTGCGGACGACTTTGTTGAAGCGTCATATGGTGTGCTCGGACATTTCGGGTTTCTGGACCGGTAA
- a CDS encoding SDR family oxidoreductase has translation MTHTGKLAIVTGAGRTRGLGAGICRKLAEKGADVLFTYWGSYDAEMPYGEDFEGPDRLEAVIREMGRQCEGIEVDLTDVGAFEAVFAEAKKRFGRAPDILVNNAAVSINDTIETVLAEALDRHYEVNVRAVTLLTQQFVRHFDKKEGGRIVNITTGWSQGPMPDELSYVLTKSTSETLVYTLQSVLAKKGITINAINPGPTDTGWMSDDVKKGLGPLFPQGRIGLPEDAANLVAFLTSDDAKWVTGQVIHSEGGFMN, from the coding sequence ATGACACATACAGGAAAGCTGGCAATCGTAACAGGGGCCGGCAGAACACGGGGGCTGGGTGCCGGGATCTGCAGAAAGCTTGCGGAAAAGGGAGCGGATGTTCTTTTTACATACTGGGGTTCGTATGATGCGGAGATGCCTTACGGGGAAGACTTTGAAGGACCCGATCGTCTGGAGGCTGTGATTCGTGAGATGGGACGGCAGTGTGAGGGGATCGAAGTGGATCTTACTGACGTCGGGGCGTTTGAGGCGGTTTTCGCTGAGGCGAAGAAGCGTTTTGGCCGCGCGCCGGATATTCTTGTGAATAATGCGGCGGTTTCGATTAATGACACGATTGAAACGGTTCTGGCAGAGGCACTGGACCGGCATTATGAAGTGAATGTAAGGGCAGTGACGCTTCTTACCCAGCAGTTTGTCCGGCATTTTGATAAAAAAGAGGGCGGTCGGATTGTGAACATTACGACGGGCTGGTCCCAGGGGCCCATGCCTGATGAGCTTTCGTATGTACTTACCAAATCCACTTCGGAGACGCTGGTGTACACTCTTCAGTCAGTACTTGCGAAAAAGGGAATCACGATTAACGCCATCAATCCGGGCCCGACGGATACGGGCTGGATGAGCGATGATGTGAAAAAGGGGCTCGGACCGCTGTTTCCCCAGGGGCGGATCGGGTTGCCTGAGGATGCGGCCAATCTGGTGGCGTTTCTTACGAGTGATGATGCAAAGTGGGTGACAGGCCAGGTGATTCATTCGGAAGGCGGGTTTATGAATTAA
- a CDS encoding AzlD domain-containing protein, whose protein sequence is MSMTVIWMIIAMGVVTYIPRLLPLVMLKTDNWPAWARRMLTRVPYAVLGALILPGILTVHDNIWFATVSGGAAVLLAYIGMPLIVVVGGAIGMLGIMQLLF, encoded by the coding sequence ATGTCAATGACGGTAATCTGGATGATTATTGCCATGGGAGTTGTGACGTATATTCCCCGGCTTCTTCCTCTTGTGATGTTAAAAACGGATAACTGGCCCGCTTGGGCACGGAGGATGTTGACCCGTGTACCGTATGCGGTACTTGGGGCGTTGATTCTGCCGGGAATTCTTACGGTCCATGATAATATCTGGTTTGCGACGGTGAGCGGAGGAGCGGCGGTTCTTCTTGCTTATATCGGAATGCCGCTCATTGTTGTTGTCGGCGGCGCGATTGGAATGCTCGGGATAATGCAGCTTCTGTTCTGA
- a CDS encoding AzlC family ABC transporter permease codes for MKENNTLFFKKGAADGIAIAVGYMPVAITFGLIAGATGLSVVEAVLMSMIVFAGAAQYMALSMIALGSGALEIVLATFIVNLRHLLMSASIHERAEKGSKGARAVYAFGMTDEVFAVASAKPAPIRSFYIIGVGAVAYGSWVGFTGVGFYMGSFLPLILQESMAIALYALFIALLVPSIKKDGKMVIILAGMGGLFHSLFALFLSTGWSIMFATILAVMLYEGMERLLGVKGELKENENREEEEKASCQ; via the coding sequence ATGAAAGAAAACAATACACTATTTTTTAAAAAAGGAGCGGCAGATGGAATCGCCATTGCTGTAGGCTATATGCCGGTGGCGATTACGTTCGGCCTCATCGCCGGAGCCACGGGGCTGTCAGTGGTGGAAGCGGTTCTGATGAGCATGATCGTGTTTGCCGGTGCAGCCCAGTATATGGCCCTCTCCATGATTGCTCTTGGAAGCGGGGCACTGGAGATTGTGCTTGCTACATTTATTGTAAACTTGAGGCACCTCTTAATGAGTGCGTCCATACATGAAAGAGCGGAGAAAGGTTCAAAAGGGGCCAGGGCTGTATACGCGTTTGGAATGACAGATGAAGTGTTTGCGGTGGCGTCTGCGAAACCCGCTCCCATCCGGTCTTTTTATATCATCGGTGTTGGAGCGGTGGCCTACGGAAGCTGGGTCGGCTTTACTGGTGTGGGCTTTTACATGGGCTCGTTTCTGCCGCTTATTTTACAGGAAAGTATGGCGATTGCTCTTTATGCGCTGTTTATTGCTCTTCTGGTTCCTTCCATTAAAAAGGACGGAAAAATGGTGATCATCCTCGCCGGGATGGGGGGGCTGTTCCACAGCTTATTTGCCCTGTTTCTATCCACCGGGTGGTCAATCATGTTTGCTACGATTCTGGCGGTCATGTTATATGAAGGAATGGAACGGCTCCTTGGTGTAAAAGGTGAGCTTAAAGAGAATGAGAATCGTGAAGAGGAGGAGAAAGCATCATGTCAATGA
- a CDS encoding DUF2179 domain-containing protein translates to MVWQALIIFVAQLLFVPVLTLRTIMMVKGMKKRTAAMGILEGAIYVGALGLVFSDLSNYYNMAAYALGFGVGLYIGALIEEKLAIGYVTIEANIPERNEALINRLREVGFSVSTSPVEGMNSTRYRLDCTARRDREKEFIKVVEWFEPKAFIASYEPRSFKGGYITKAMKKRRERFLKKKQRQEEERQSA, encoded by the coding sequence ATGGTATGGCAAGCATTAATCATTTTTGTTGCACAGTTGTTATTCGTTCCTGTACTTACGCTTCGAACCATTATGATGGTAAAAGGCATGAAAAAACGTACAGCCGCGATGGGAATATTGGAAGGCGCGATTTACGTCGGCGCACTGGGACTGGTCTTCAGCGATCTGTCCAACTATTACAATATGGCCGCCTACGCCCTCGGCTTCGGAGTCGGGCTTTACATCGGCGCCCTGATCGAAGAAAAACTGGCCATCGGCTATGTAACAATAGAAGCGAACATCCCCGAGAGAAACGAAGCGTTAATCAACAGGCTGAGAGAAGTAGGTTTCAGCGTATCCACGAGCCCAGTGGAAGGAATGAATTCAACGAGATACCGTTTGGATTGCACCGCACGCCGTGACCGTGAAAAGGAATTCATCAAGGTGGTCGAATGGTTTGAGCCAAAAGCGTTCATCGCCTCCTACGAGCCACGAAGCTTCAAAGGTGGCTACATCACAAAAGCGATGAAGAAACGCCGGGAACGATTCCTCAAAAAGAAACAGCGCCAGGAAGAAGAACGCCAGTCAGCGTAG
- a CDS encoding NifU N-terminal domain-containing protein, protein MAVEVRAEPTPNPNAMKLTASEVIFEGSGSASFKKGDEPDHALAKELLDIDGVDNIFGFQDFVTINKEPGAEWDAVLAEAQKAFDKVFG, encoded by the coding sequence ATGGCAGTAGAAGTACGTGCTGAGCCGACGCCGAATCCGAATGCGATGAAGCTGACGGCGAGTGAGGTCATTTTTGAAGGATCCGGAAGTGCATCGTTTAAAAAAGGGGACGAGCCGGACCACGCTTTGGCGAAAGAACTTCTTGATATCGACGGTGTGGACAACATCTTTGGTTTCCAGGATTTCGTTACAATCAACAAAGAGCCGGGTGCTGAGTGGGACGCGGTCCTTGCTGAAGCCCAAAAGGCGTTTGATAAGGTGTTTGGATAA
- a CDS encoding efflux RND transporter permease subunit codes for MFNSVIKKPKITLLFLLLVTIIGAITFTQLPQREIPEVTFDIGMISTPYPGASPEEVERRITNPLEEELLNIDGIADISSVSTSGFSNIIVEVSEQADRDQVFSKIQQTVSDVSASFPDQVQDPDVSEEIQLGALSSYHLLSDDRENIYELNGLTDEWEQEIQGIPGVQGTLVKGIPSEEVVIDIDFDALFDEGLQIPDVISAIDDELNTVPLGVERVDDENVQLALPVIEDVEELESLSIGLNFDDEPVYLSDVGTVSVERVDEEDLITHEGTPAVSFTVIPDAGVDIPGLHETVDERMEMLAGDLPGEVNLDLFYTQNTVVQEIFGDLSLSFLFAIIAVIIVTLLGLNVSSAVIVALAIPVSILIGLVPLPFMNVDLNQISIIGIIIALGILVDDAIVVGDNIQRKYQEGLSPLEGAIEGSREVRVSIITSTLAIVFTFLPLVFITGANGDFIRALPSVLITTIIASTIIALSLVPIYLIWLQRRKVRKQGTGATEQPGVKVGLLGKQIDRLAGWYSNTLLRRVVKHPVKVGLTGLVFCILCYGLIPFIPVVFFPSADRPEVTIDVRMPAGTPIEETENVLFDMEEFITAEDENVIETAVYTGSGLPPLFGEGMSNTGEETGQILLRVDREQQSSEATIDRWTSTLEDAYPDAVIELSTIEAGPPVGAPIAIKLQGPEMDELKAIRDDLQEYIRLIPESGTVVDDLGDDRPTLLYEPDRDLMEENGITLNQISEQIGLATDGIPIGTFDDGLNTLDMQLVVNGDAEELVLEDFVVPSQVSGEGGMPEFIGLDELVTETRTEQTPLIARENGDRTITVRVFPGEDDQQGLEEQIESYVADLTSSSDFDNDYSIAIGGETEERSDFFVELAMLFIVVVFLIYIVMAIQFYSLVMPLLVMSTVFLAITGAIIGLFITQTGLGFMAMMGIVSLSGIVVRNSIVLIEFIEQRRREGMALEDAVVNAGNVRLRPILLTAITAIAALLPVAFSGDVLFVPLAISIISGLLFSAVFTVILVPAFYTALKRKSARKAENAAS; via the coding sequence ATGTTCAATTCCGTTATTAAGAAACCAAAAATCACACTGCTTTTTTTACTCCTTGTAACGATTATCGGAGCCATTACTTTTACGCAGCTTCCTCAGCGGGAAATCCCTGAGGTCACCTTTGACATAGGGATGATTTCAACCCCTTATCCGGGGGCGTCACCTGAAGAAGTGGAACGGAGGATCACGAATCCACTGGAAGAGGAACTTCTGAACATCGATGGAATCGCTGACATTTCATCTGTTTCCACATCAGGATTCTCAAATATCATTGTTGAAGTCTCTGAGCAGGCTGACCGTGATCAGGTCTTCTCAAAAATTCAGCAGACCGTCTCTGATGTAAGCGCCTCATTCCCGGATCAGGTTCAGGATCCCGACGTGAGTGAAGAAATCCAGCTCGGCGCCCTTTCCTCTTATCACCTTCTCAGTGATGACCGGGAAAACATATACGAACTGAACGGACTGACCGATGAATGGGAACAGGAAATCCAGGGGATCCCGGGGGTGCAGGGAACACTCGTAAAAGGCATTCCGTCAGAAGAAGTTGTCATTGATATTGATTTTGACGCTCTCTTTGATGAAGGCCTTCAAATCCCGGATGTGATTTCCGCCATTGATGATGAACTGAATACCGTTCCCCTTGGCGTGGAGCGTGTAGATGATGAAAACGTACAGCTCGCTCTTCCTGTCATAGAAGATGTTGAAGAACTTGAATCGTTAAGTATCGGCCTTAACTTTGACGATGAGCCGGTTTATTTATCAGACGTAGGCACTGTGTCTGTGGAACGTGTGGATGAAGAAGATCTCATTACGCACGAAGGAACTCCGGCTGTATCATTTACGGTGATTCCAGATGCAGGAGTCGACATCCCCGGTCTTCACGAAACAGTGGATGAGCGGATGGAAATGCTCGCGGGCGACTTGCCTGGCGAAGTGAACCTTGACTTGTTCTACACCCAGAACACAGTCGTACAGGAAATTTTCGGCGATTTATCCTTGTCATTCCTGTTTGCTATCATTGCTGTTATTATCGTCACCCTTCTCGGGCTGAATGTATCATCAGCCGTCATCGTCGCACTTGCCATCCCGGTATCCATCCTGATCGGGCTTGTGCCGCTGCCATTTATGAATGTGGACTTAAACCAGATATCCATTATCGGGATCATCATTGCCCTTGGTATTCTGGTGGATGACGCTATCGTGGTCGGCGATAACATCCAGCGAAAATACCAGGAAGGTCTCTCTCCATTGGAAGGAGCCATCGAAGGAAGCAGGGAAGTCCGGGTGTCAATCATTACATCCACACTCGCGATTGTGTTTACCTTCCTGCCACTTGTGTTTATTACTGGAGCAAACGGAGATTTCATCCGTGCCCTGCCAAGTGTTCTGATAACGACCATTATTGCATCTACTATCATTGCTTTATCTCTTGTGCCAATTTACTTAATCTGGCTTCAACGCAGAAAAGTCCGTAAGCAGGGAACCGGGGCTACAGAACAGCCTGGTGTAAAAGTCGGGCTTCTCGGAAAGCAGATAGACCGCCTTGCAGGATGGTACAGCAACACCCTCCTGCGCAGGGTTGTTAAACACCCTGTTAAAGTAGGGCTCACGGGCCTTGTGTTCTGTATTCTCTGTTACGGTCTGATTCCGTTTATTCCGGTAGTGTTTTTCCCAAGTGCCGACCGTCCTGAAGTGACCATCGATGTCCGTATGCCGGCCGGAACACCGATTGAAGAAACAGAAAATGTATTGTTTGATATGGAAGAATTCATTACAGCAGAGGATGAAAACGTAATTGAAACGGCTGTTTACACCGGGTCCGGACTTCCTCCTTTATTCGGGGAAGGAATGAGCAACACCGGTGAAGAAACGGGTCAGATTCTCCTCCGTGTCGACCGTGAGCAGCAAAGCTCAGAAGCTACGATTGACCGTTGGACCTCCACCCTTGAAGACGCCTATCCTGACGCGGTTATTGAACTCTCCACGATCGAAGCCGGCCCGCCGGTTGGGGCGCCGATTGCGATTAAACTTCAGGGACCTGAAATGGATGAGCTGAAAGCCATACGTGACGACCTTCAGGAGTACATCCGCTTGATCCCGGAAAGCGGGACCGTTGTTGATGACCTCGGTGACGACCGGCCGACACTCCTGTATGAGCCCGACCGCGATTTAATGGAAGAAAACGGCATTACCTTAAACCAGATAAGTGAACAGATTGGACTTGCGACGGACGGTATTCCAATCGGTACGTTTGATGACGGTCTGAACACCCTTGATATGCAGCTTGTTGTGAACGGAGACGCGGAAGAGCTTGTTCTTGAAGACTTTGTCGTTCCAAGCCAGGTCTCCGGTGAGGGCGGTATGCCTGAGTTTATCGGTCTCGATGAACTCGTTACAGAAACCCGTACCGAACAGACACCGCTCATTGCCCGTGAAAACGGCGACCGGACAATTACCGTCCGGGTGTTCCCGGGTGAAGATGACCAGCAGGGGCTTGAAGAACAAATCGAGTCTTATGTAGCCGACCTGACATCTTCGAGTGACTTTGATAACGACTATTCCATCGCAATAGGTGGAGAAACGGAAGAACGCTCTGACTTCTTCGTTGAACTGGCTATGCTGTTTATCGTCGTGGTATTTCTCATCTACATTGTTATGGCGATACAGTTCTACTCTCTCGTTATGCCGCTTCTTGTAATGAGCACCGTGTTTTTAGCCATCACAGGTGCAATCATCGGCTTGTTTATCACACAGACAGGGCTCGGATTTATGGCAATGATGGGGATTGTATCACTCTCAGGTATCGTTGTACGAAATTCGATTGTCCTCATTGAATTTATTGAACAGCGCAGACGTGAAGGCATGGCCCTTGAAGACGCCGTTGTAAACGCAGGAAACGTCCGGCTGAGACCAATCCTCCTTACAGCGATCACGGCCATCGCAGCTCTTCTGCCTGTTGCGTTCAGCGGTGACGTCCTGTTCGTTCCACTGGCGATTTCGATTATCTCGGGACTACTGTTCTCAGCAGTCTTTACCGTCATTCTCGTGCCGGCATTCTATACGGCACTCAAACGCAAATCCGCGAGGAAAGCAGAAAACGCTGCTTCTTAA
- a CDS encoding YndJ family protein, translating into MTVKQNILFGMITGTLWAILTGPPVIDLALALAFFVLVPCLLWLAATDRPRSLYRKRAHILARSSYWFALFPMVALSIESGLWAALLAGVWAFFTLLVAVNGGLHFIRRGTGAPEEAIIDVGQMFLFAGGVWLVLARAGAADWMPYSTMTVDLTAIHYHYSAFVLPLFAGLFGRWYYSHQARLGVPPSMKRYAVLAAGLVVGSPFVALGIAQGPPLEFIMVIFYVAFIFWLCVWVLVSALKVGGIAGVCAGLASSSLLFTMGYTTLHGVGLHVGVKIVPLGEMLRWHGAVNAFVFSVLGTLAWLVVRPKPRYDETAFPVSRLRAGGYVGPDLVSQKGWGDEGKKSIGLLSEWSHFDRDDFSSAKVSEQVKDFYLKTTQYELKGDVLWRWTWFSTLSRMCTRRMGQINLPPSGSADMDGSVVGIDDRKDGRESVRAWIRYNRDTGEPIFAAFYSSHKTRGVTYMNIGLPFPKGVMTGVLRPDNDEGEGLYLTSRKKVDQSGDEGIYFTLGQITVKLPLNEVFHVVEKEGRLEAVHTMTVFGLRFLTIRYEISQRIDK; encoded by the coding sequence ATGACCGTTAAGCAAAATATTTTATTCGGGATGATAACGGGAACGTTGTGGGCGATACTGACGGGACCGCCGGTCATTGATCTGGCCCTCGCGCTTGCTTTTTTTGTCCTCGTTCCGTGTCTGTTATGGCTCGCGGCCACAGACAGGCCCCGATCTCTCTATCGAAAGAGAGCACACATATTAGCAAGATCCTCCTACTGGTTTGCTCTTTTTCCCATGGTGGCTCTTTCAATCGAAAGCGGTCTTTGGGCGGCGCTCCTGGCCGGTGTGTGGGCGTTTTTTACACTTCTTGTGGCGGTGAATGGGGGACTGCATTTCATACGGCGGGGGACGGGTGCGCCGGAAGAAGCGATCATTGATGTGGGGCAGATGTTTTTATTTGCCGGTGGTGTATGGTTGGTCCTGGCGCGGGCCGGTGCAGCCGACTGGATGCCTTATTCCACAATGACGGTGGATCTGACAGCGATTCATTATCATTATTCTGCCTTTGTTCTTCCCCTCTTTGCAGGGCTGTTTGGACGGTGGTATTACAGTCACCAGGCGCGGCTGGGCGTTCCTCCTTCTATGAAGAGGTACGCGGTTCTCGCTGCAGGTCTGGTAGTGGGGTCTCCATTTGTGGCTCTGGGTATTGCTCAGGGGCCTCCGCTGGAATTTATTATGGTCATCTTTTATGTGGCGTTTATTTTCTGGCTTTGTGTGTGGGTACTTGTGAGCGCGCTCAAAGTTGGAGGGATTGCCGGCGTCTGTGCCGGGCTGGCATCATCTTCGCTCCTTTTCACGATGGGATATACGACACTTCACGGTGTTGGGCTTCATGTAGGAGTGAAGATTGTACCCCTGGGTGAAATGCTCCGCTGGCACGGGGCAGTGAACGCATTTGTATTTTCAGTCCTTGGCACGTTGGCCTGGCTTGTTGTCAGACCGAAGCCAAGATATGATGAAACAGCCTTCCCCGTCAGCCGGCTGCGTGCCGGAGGTTATGTGGGCCCGGATTTGGTTTCACAGAAGGGATGGGGGGACGAAGGTAAAAAAAGCATCGGACTTCTATCCGAATGGTCTCATTTTGACAGGGATGACTTTTCATCTGCAAAAGTATCGGAACAGGTGAAAGATTTTTATCTCAAAACGACCCAATACGAGCTCAAAGGGGATGTCCTTTGGCGGTGGACCTGGTTTTCAACACTTTCACGGATGTGTACAAGGAGAATGGGCCAGATCAACCTGCCACCCTCGGGTAGTGCAGATATGGACGGCTCGGTTGTCGGAATTGATGATCGTAAGGACGGGAGGGAGAGTGTCCGGGCATGGATCAGGTATAACCGTGACACCGGTGAGCCGATCTTTGCGGCTTTTTACTCCTCCCACAAAACCCGGGGGGTAACGTATATGAACATCGGTCTTCCTTTTCCCAAAGGGGTGATGACCGGTGTCCTGCGCCCCGACAACGACGAAGGTGAAGGCCTGTATCTCACGAGCAGAAAGAAAGTTGACCAGTCGGGAGACGAAGGGATTTACTTTACGTTAGGGCAGATAACGGTAAAGCTGCCCCTGAACGAAGTGTTTCACGTTGTAGAAAAAGAAGGACGGCTCGAGGCAGTGCACACGATGACGGTGTTCGGCTTACGTTTTTTAACCATTCGTTATGAGATTAGCCAAAGAATTGACAAATAA
- a CDS encoding DUF4166 domain-containing protein encodes MTGIYKRALGDDFYRLHPELGKKFGVQQRGLYRAVGKGHLEISGGKRWQWPFWKLGAKDHLFFPERGERVPFSIVTEAGCDKEGVDRVTWKRRFYFDGVTRAFDAVMYFDPPSGMIIDDLGKSGRVTSSLRLEAEEDGSLTIRSGRTWLNVGRWKLPVPAIFSPQVVVKERYDDEHQAFYVNVKVGSRLFGNLITYEGFAYTAYEGDY; translated from the coding sequence ATGACGGGGATCTATAAACGGGCTCTTGGCGATGACTTTTACCGCCTTCACCCTGAGCTCGGGAAAAAGTTCGGTGTGCAGCAAAGGGGGCTTTACCGGGCTGTCGGAAAAGGCCACCTTGAAATCAGCGGCGGGAAAAGGTGGCAGTGGCCTTTTTGGAAGCTTGGGGCAAAAGATCATCTCTTTTTCCCGGAGAGAGGAGAGCGGGTTCCCTTTTCCATCGTAACCGAGGCGGGGTGTGATAAAGAGGGAGTCGATCGGGTGACCTGGAAACGGCGCTTTTATTTTGACGGGGTGACCCGGGCGTTTGATGCGGTGATGTATTTCGACCCGCCGTCAGGGATGATTATTGATGATCTTGGAAAGTCTGGGCGCGTAACGTCATCATTACGGCTGGAAGCTGAGGAGGATGGAAGTCTTACCATTAGGTCAGGCCGGACATGGTTGAATGTGGGCCGGTGGAAACTCCCGGTTCCAGCCATTTTTTCCCCTCAGGTTGTGGTGAAAGAGCGTTATGACGACGAACACCAGGCGTTTTATGTAAATGTCAAGGTAGGAAGCAGGCTGTTCGGTAATTTGATCACGTACGAAGGCTTTGCTTATACCGCGTATGAAGGAGACTACTGA